The nucleotide window TTACTTTTCAATGCTGAGGCATGCCATTGAAGAAGCGCGGCAAGGATTGAGTGAAGGGGGCATCCCCATTGGCGCCGCTTTATTTGACCGTGGTGGAAATCTTCTCGGTCGGGGCCACAATCGGCGCGTGCAGGACGGCGATCCCTCCGTCCATGCAGAGACGGATGCCTTCCGCAAATCCGGACGGCAGCGCAGTTACCGTGACAAAATCATGGTGACGACCCTTGCGCCGTGCTGGTATTGCAGCGGTTTGGTGTACCAGTTCAAGATCGGCGCCGTAGTGGTGGGTGAGTCAGTGAATTTCTCCGGAGGGGCCGGCTGGCTGCGACAAAACGGCGTTGAGGTGATTGATCTCCATTCCAAGGAGTGCATCCGGTTGCTGGCGGACTACATCGCCGGTCATCCCGAAATCTGGAACGAGGACATTGGTGAAGAGTAGGTTCGAACCGATGTCCTGATTCGTTTGATGAGGCCCATAACTGATGAAACCCGGATGGCCACAAGTACGCAAGAGACACCGCTATCAGTGGGTCATTGATGCCTTAAGTGAGCAACCCTCCTTCTTCCAGAAGCGGATGTTTGGCAGCGAAGCGTGTTACCTTCACGGCCGCCTGGTGCTGGCCCTGACCTCGGGAGCGGATAAGCCCTGGTGCGGCATCCTGGTTCCCACCGCCAAGGTTCATCACCGCTCCCTGCTTCAGGAATTCAGCGGCCTGCGGGTCCATTCCGTCCTGAGGAAATGGCTCTACTTGCCGGAAGACTTCGAAGAATTTGAGGAAACTACAAACAAGTTAATTGAGAGAATCCTGGCGAACGACATCCGGATCGGAGTGGAATCAACGCGCTCCTCCAAATGACCCTTCTCGAACCCAGGGCGGGGTGGGGGCGGCCTGTTCTCGAGAAGGGAGCAGGATCACCTGGTACCAGGCATACCGAGCGTTGGCGGGAATCCCGGTCAGTGAGCAGGTTCGCCGTACGCAGGTTCCTGGTTGCGCAACCTGGGGGACACCCATGTCGGTGTCGAGGATTGTGACATGAAGATTTTCATCCGATTCATCGCACTGGTTATTGTTCTGAACATCGTCCGGTATGTGGTCGGCGGCCCCCTTGAATTTCCACTGGTCATCAACCGAATATTTGGCGTGATGGAGAGAAATGCCGCCTGTTTCAATATCCAATTCTCATCGATGGACTGGGTCACATCCCGCTCACGGCTTCGCGGAGAGCGCCCGGCCCTCTTTCTGAGAAGTCGCAATGCGTGCCTGCTCCGCCCGGGACCACTCACAAATCACTTGCGCATCTTTGGTGGAGATCTTTGCCTCGGGGTGGAGCAGCAGGTAGGAACCCAGGGGCATCTCCCCGCTGGAAACCTCTCTGCAAATCTTTTCGAGTTGCTGATCTGTCCCGAGAGGCGGTCCATGGCGGTCGGTGTGGTTCCAATCTGAAAAATTCAGATGCTTTCGGCCGTGGTTGACATGATCGATGACGAACCAAGAAACCGGGGCGGTATTACTGTACCAGGGCCACTGGGTCTCGTGCGAATGGCAATCGCGGCAGGCCCGATCAAGAACTGAGGCAACGTCCCCGGGGACTTGAACATAGGCTTCCATGCTTTCTTCCGAGTGGGTGGGGGGGTTGGTTCTTGCAGGCCGGATGAACTGCGAACCCGCAAGTAACCCCATGAGTGCGATGCCCGCCCACTTTAATAATTTCCTCATGACCGCTCACTCCTTTGGTGAGAACTCTGGTCGCAGGAGTAGACGCAGACTCGACGTCAACTGTTATCAGGATGCTTGCGTTATGTGGAGGGCGGCTCGCAGAAGAAAAGGCAGAGAGGCGATGGGTGGGGCGAAGAAAGGGTCGCAGGACCCAATAAGCCCACAGTCAGATTCAATCGCAGGGGTCTTGTATGGCGGTGGTGCACGAGGCCAAGGGAATCAGCCCGCCGGGCGGCGGCCAGGATGTAATTCTGCGCGGCAGGGGTGAGCATTCACCGGGCTTCACTCGGCCCATTCAACTCCAAATCACGCTGCACAAAGTCAGCCACGGCCTCTTCCATTTTGAAGAAGTACCGCCCCAGGATGAAGAACGGTTCTCCATCCGGGGGCAGAACATGGATGTGGGTTGCGTAGGTCCCTTTCTTCACTTCGCGTAACACGATCTGGCTGGGGTTCCGGCCATCGCCTGTCTTAATCTCGCCGCTTTTAATAAAGTCCATCGCTCATTCCTGAAGGCAGAATTCTGTCCCGCACTCTGCCACCACTTTACTATAACGGCGTCCGGTTTCAAAATTGCTGTCTTGATTTTCTCGGCGTCTCGGCGGTAAAAGCCCTTTGATTATCAATAGACAGGACCGGGTCGGACTATTTCTTCGCTGAAAGAACATTCGAGCGCAGGTCAGCAAAGGTCTTTCCCTGGCTTCCAAAATGCCCGACCAGATTACGGGCCAGGAGGGAATTTTCCGGGGCCCCGGCCACAGCTTTCTGGAGGTGCTCCGGGTGATCACTGCGCCGGGGCATAGAACTGATGAGGGCTGCGGCAAATTCCAAATCGGGATCATTTCCTCGCAGGGTGATGGATTTCAAGACCATGGAGTAGCCGTCAATACTCTGGGCGAAGTTCAGGTTCGGGGTCACGGGAGCGGTCTGCTTGTAAGTTTCGACCAAATAGCCGAGATCAAAGAGCGCGAGAGCCTCCGACGCTCCTTTCGAATGCGCCTCCTTCGCGCGGGCTGAGAGACGGGTGTAAAGTTGGTTGCCAATCTCGGGGTTATTCATCGCGTAGACCGTGGCCCGGCGCAGAGTCTCCATTCGAACGAGGACAGGGGCATCCGCCGAGAGGAGTGCCAAGGTATCATCAACGAGCCGATGGATATCATAGTCGGGATTGGTGGCGCGCCATCCACTCCCTCCCCAGGGAAGGGATTTTGCGGTTCCGATGTCAAATGGCCAGCAGACCAGGGGCGGACCAGCCCAGGCGATTTGTGCCCATGCGATCAAAGTGGTGACAAGGATGAAACCAAGCAATAAAGAACGAAACCTATTCATGGTCATGGTGGTGACCTCCCATTTGGTTTGAGTTTTTGAACTCGATGAAAACTGAAATCAGGGACAGACACTTCACTCTCATGAATGTCGACAGTTTTTTGAAGGCGGTGTCCGTCGCTTCTTCTTTGTTTTCCGAGATTGTCTGTCTGTAGGAAAGACGGTGAGGTGGGGATGGGTGTTAGCGCAGCGGGTCAATCTTTTGTCAAGGAAGGAGCCGAGAAATGCGGATCTCGTGCTATGAAGAGCCGAACGGCCCTCATGCTTTATAAGCAGCTATTCTCAACGCAGGAACTCATCCCACCGTGCTGGATCTCTGTGCTTGTCTATGCTTTCCATATTTCACGAGGAAGGGGCGAACCCCGATCCTGCGCGTCCGCACCTATTTGCCCTCTCCCGGCCACTTGCCTTCCCACAGGCGCCACCACTGGGTATCGCCGAATCCGAGCCGATCCCACCATAGATCGAGCATGTGTTGGTCGAGCCGCAGGATTCCGTCACGAGTCACCCCGGGCGGCGGAGGCAGGAGTTCCGCCATCCGGTCGTAAACAGAACCACGCTCCCTCGCATCGACACGGGAGATCAAATGCCAAAGCGTCAGGCCATCGCGGGGCCGGGCCTCGGTGAGAACAGTGGCCAGAGCTGACACACGGTCAGGGGAACCCAAGGCGCCAAAGTCGAATCGGGTCAGAGCGTGTTGGAAGGCAGGGGAGCTGTCTTCAAAATAGGGGGTCCCGGGGCCCACGCCGGGCCGCGTCGCGCAAAGCGCGCCTTCGGGTGCAAAGGACTCGTGGCCATGGAAATCAAATGCGACCCAACCATGCGTCACATACAAGAGTCCGGAACCTGAATCATCAACCGTCAGCGTATAAGCGCAGCCCAAATCCACGGCGGTTGCCGATGGCGTGTCGACAAAGAAAAGGCGCGGCGGCGCCCAAATCGTCGCGTGCATCGTGCCGCGGGCCAGGGCGATACGGTGTTCACTCGCCCGTGCCTTCACCAGGCGCACGCGGGTATTGGGCTCAATCTCCACCTGACCGATCTTGCCGATGCTCAAGATGGCCCGGGAGGCGCCATCTGTTTCCAGCCACTGGCCGACAGCAAGACGGCCCTCTTCCCCCATGCGACTCGATCCAATTTTCGGTGACCCTTGCAGGCTCGCCACGTCCCAGCCCGGCTTGAAATGTTGAAATAATCCCCAGAGACCCGCCACAAGCACCACCATGGCGGCAATCGCGACCAACGGCCGCCACAGTGACCAGAATCGGGTCCGATGGGAGGCCGAAGGATTCGTTGGCATCTCCGGCATCGGCTGGTCGGACCGGAACTGGCTCAGGAGGCGTTCCAGGCGCTGCACCTCGGGATCCGGTTCGCCTGTACGATCCCAAAGATAATCGTCACTCATGAACGTTCCTCCTTTCAAGCTTCTCGCGAAGCTGCTTCATGCCGCGGTGCAGATTGACCCGCACCGAGGCCGCGGTCAGACCCGTTCGTTCCGCGATTTCCGGGCCGGTCATCCCTTCGACCAGGCGAAGGATTAGCGTTTCACGATAGGCTTCCGGCAAGGACCGGATTTTTTCGAGGATCAGGATGGCCTCCGCCTCCGGTGGATCCTCTCCGGGGAAATCTTCGGTGAGCTCTGTCAACTCTTGACTGCTGCGGTGATAATCAGTGGCCCGATGGCGCGCAATCATGGCGAGCCAGCCGCCGAAAGCCGCCGAATCCCGCAAGGTGTGGATCTGCCTCAACGCGATCAAAAACACGTCATGTACAAGATCATCCACCTCCGGACGCGGGATCCTCGCCAGAAGTATCCCGTGGACCATCCGCGAATACCGTTCATAGAGGCGGCCGAACGCGACACGATTCCCTTCGCGAGCAGCGTTGGCCAAGGTCGCATCGTCGGAAATCTCAATCACGGATGGGGTGGACACGAGCCGATGTTGCCTGATCCCGTTTCGAAGTTCAAGAATTGTTTCCACAGCACGCCTATAAACTGACAGTTTCCACTCTACTAAGACGAAACTGGGCCGTCATGTGTTAACAGGTCAGGACGGGAGGACATTGTTGGAAGGATAAAGCGGAGAGGCGGGAAATCCCTCGTCACCCCCTCTCTTCCAATGCGGGGAAAAGCTTCACTGAACAGGCTCCGGTGGAGGAAACATTTGAGGAAACCGGGGGTGTCCTTAATATGCAACACCCCCGGCTGGCCCAGACCTTCATGAATTACCGCCAATTGCCCCTGGACCACAACGGGATACCCTGGGCATTCCGCAGGGTCAACATGCGGTCCCCCTTCCTTACCTCCCGTGCGATTAAGGTCTCAACCCCATTGTCACTGATTCGCGATCCCGTGATTTCGATGACCTCTCCCTTGGCAATCGCAAAGTTGTTGTTCGCCAGAAAGCCGGATGGGCCGAGGTGCACCGTCAAATTTTCTTGATCGGTTTTCAATACCACGTGAGTTCCACCCCATCCCCGCCGGCCATTCAATACTTGGACTTCCTGGACTGTCCCCCTCACGACCGCTTCGGTGGAGGGGTTGTACATGCGCTGACCTTCTGCTCGTCCCCTCGAACGGCATCCATTCCGGCCTTGTGCCGACAACAGGGAAGCCGATACGCTAGTCGCCAGAAAAATCAGGATCATGGCCCCGCAAGTAATCGCTCGCTTCATGACTGATCTCCTCTCCCGGTGGTTGAGATTGCAATTCCTATCCTTCCAAAGGAACCCTTCAATGGTTTTGGTTCTTCAGGCCTATCGCCGCCCGGAGGTCCATAGCGGCCAACCCTCGTCATCTCGCAGAACCAGGATGTCGCCTGTGGTCCGGTTCAGAAGCTCTACCGCCACATAATCGGTATCGTAAAGTATCGACAAGAATGCCCTTACTTCCATTCGGTCTCCCACATTGATTGGAAAGTTGTTCTCAAGCAGGAGGGAGTAGGGCCCGGTCAGGATGGTGGCAACCGCCCCGTCGTCTTTCTTTAAAGCAAATGTCGGGAAGCCCTGAGCGATCCCCAGATGGATGGTCTCCACCACTCCCGCGAAAGAGAGAATCTCCTTCTGCACGGAAGAGCGATTGCGCGCACCCTCGCCGCGCCGGCCTGGGCTTATGCCGGGTTGCCCGGACGCCCTCCAGAGAGGCATTCCACTGTCGTCCCGCAACACCAGCACAGTTGCCGTGGTGAGGTTCTTCAATTCAACGGCAGTATAGGTATTCTCGTGGCGCACGGACGGAAATGCCCGGACGTTCATCTGGTCGCCAATCCTGATTTCGAAGTTACTGTTCATCAGTAGGTAGTATGGCCCAGTGGTGATGACGACATTGCCTCCCGTGTTCTGGCCCAATACGAAGGAGGGGAATCCCTGGCCGATCCCGAGACTCACGCTCTGGACCACCCCTTCCAACGTCGTCAGGGTAGCGGCGGCGGGCCGGTCCATGCCCCGGGTTTGACCCAGAGACTCAAAGTTCAAGGTTGCCAGCAAGAGCAAGAGAATGCTGAGAGAATAAAATCTTCGGATCATGATGAATCACTCCTTGGATAAAATAGGGTGAAGTAAGGTTGAAGCGTGCTTGCCCATAGAAGTTCGATTGAGGAAAGAATGCCTCAAGGCATTCGAACTCCCACAATCAGGTACAATTCCGGAAGGTCAATCGAGGGGGAGGTCTCACCTCCCACCTCATATCACTCCGGTCATCGTCGGCATCTTCCGCGTCCCCGGCCCGTTGCCGGGGAGTTTGCCTTGCCTGCACCATCTTGCGGGCCGAGACGCCGGCCGGATGACGCGCCATACCCAGTGCCGTCCCTTGGGCCAATTCCCAGATTTCCCGTTCCATCTCCCGGTCCCCAATGATGGCCAGCCTTGGCGTTTTGCCCTTGAGCATCCTGCCGGCCGCTTCCGACCGCCCGGCCGCAAATGTCGCAAATGCCGTCGCCATCTTGGTCATGGATGGCGTGAAGTTGAGGGTCGCTCGATTGCCGGGCTCGGTTTTGTGTTTGAACAGTTGCATTGTCCTGTGCTCGGGCCACCAGGACCGAGCTTGAAACCAAGAGTCCGATGACCACAAGAACTGCAGACGATTTGGATATTGATCTCATAAGTTTTCACTCCCACTCTGATAATCTTCATAACAACCGACACCCTTGATGTTGCAAGGCTGATTCCAAAGACGGCCAATCACTTTAAGAAACCGGCGAATGCCGGATCCGATGTTCGCTATCTGGGACTTACAACGGAAGGTGGTTTTGAGGGCTTGTCGACTCCCGGGGCTGTGGCGCAGGGATCAGATGCAATCTTTGCACATAATTGGGCGGTTCTCTGCAGGATTTGCAGTCACCCTTGATAGTCGAAGGACTCATGACGGTGGAACAACTGCGGAGGGGGGAAGTCAGTCTTTTTCGATGACGCCGTAATCCCTAAGGCGGTACTGTAGAGTTCGGAGGCTGATTCCGAGTTGTGCGGCTGCTTTTCGGCGATCCCCGTTGTTTTCCTCCAGGGCATGTGTAATCGCCCGTCTCTCTATCTCAGCCATAGTCAAGGGTTGGCTTGTCTTTGAGTCGCCGCCGACGGATGCGAACGGGATGTCTCCGGGGCGGATGACATCTGAGGTACAGATGATCAGGGCGCGTTCCACGGTGTTTTGAAGCTCGCGCACATTGCCGGGCCAGGTATATTTCAGAAACTGCTCCTGGGTGTCCGAGCGCAGTGATTTTATTGGCTGTCCCATCTGGGCAGCGATCTTCTTCAGGAAGTATTTCGCGAGAGGGAGGATGTCTTCGCGACGATCTCTAAGTGGGGCCAGGTGGATGGGGAAAACATTGAGGCGG belongs to Terriglobia bacterium and includes:
- a CDS encoding nucleoside deaminase, whose product is MSESLDYFSMLRHAIEEARQGLSEGGIPIGAALFDRGGNLLGRGHNRRVQDGDPSVHAETDAFRKSGRQRSYRDKIMVTTLAPCWYCSGLVYQFKIGAVVVGESVNFSGGAGWLRQNGVEVIDLHSKECIRLLADYIAGHPEIWNEDIGEE
- a CDS encoding heme-binding domain-containing protein; this translates as MRKLLKWAGIALMGLLAGSQFIRPARTNPPTHSEESMEAYVQVPGDVASVLDRACRDCHSHETQWPWYSNTAPVSWFVIDHVNHGRKHLNFSDWNHTDRHGPPLGTDQQLEKICREVSSGEMPLGSYLLLHPEAKISTKDAQVICEWSRAEQARIATSQKEGRALSAKP
- a CDS encoding FecR domain-containing protein — translated: MSDDYLWDRTGEPDPEVQRLERLLSQFRSDQPMPEMPTNPSASHRTRFWSLWRPLVAIAAMVVLVAGLWGLFQHFKPGWDVASLQGSPKIGSSRMGEEGRLAVGQWLETDGASRAILSIGKIGQVEIEPNTRVRLVKARASEHRIALARGTMHATIWAPPRLFFVDTPSATAVDLGCAYTLTVDDSGSGLLYVTHGWVAFDFHGHESFAPEGALCATRPGVGPGTPYFEDSSPAFQHALTRFDFGALGSPDRVSALATVLTEARPRDGLTLWHLISRVDARERGSVYDRMAELLPPPPGVTRDGILRLDQHMLDLWWDRLGFGDTQWWRLWEGKWPGEGK
- a CDS encoding sigma-70 family RNA polymerase sigma factor, whose translation is MRQHRLVSTPSVIEISDDATLANAAREGNRVAFGRLYERYSRMVHGILLARIPRPEVDDLVHDVFLIALRQIHTLRDSAAFGGWLAMIARHRATDYHRSSQELTELTEDFPGEDPPEAEAILILEKIRSLPEAYRETLILRLVEGMTGPEIAERTGLTAASVRVNLHRGMKQLREKLERRNVHE